A stretch of DNA from Tigriopus californicus strain San Diego chromosome 11, Tcal_SD_v2.1, whole genome shotgun sequence:
CAtgtatttgatgtttttgtaGAGGAAAAGGGGAAACATATTGAAACGTATGCATTTCTTTACgtgaaaaatttgcaaaaatgtaaaGGTGAATAAGTATGGCAAATAAATCGAGAACAATGAAATGCAAAGAGAATCAGCCAACTCTATGATCATGCGTTACGTGACAAAAATCTGGCCTTGTTGTTACAGGTtagaaaaggaacaaatgtACGTAAATGACTTGATGTTTAAGGTCGGAAATtacccaaaaaaataataattctgTTGTTTTTAGGtgatttttcttccctctGATCTTGTCACAACAATTTACGTTGCATCAAGATCCCTACTTTGTGATTTATTGCTCAGAGTCTTTACAAGATTGTGTATTCGAGAAGATTCATTAATGTGAAAACTATGATCAGGTCGTGAAAATATCCATGGAAAGAAAAGATTTCCATGTTCGGTGCGCATGGCacgatttgattttttttccacgagCAAAATATGTTTAATGAAAGGTATAAAAACTGCATAACCATCAAACAAGAATATGGACACACTCGGGTGAAGAACGTGTCAAGTTTTATTCCTGAAATATTGAGGGCCTCTTTCTTGCAATACGAGATTCGAAaagagatttaaaaaaagaattgatcaCAATTTTACTTCACGcacaaaatcaaaacagagCCTTACAAGTGATAATAATAGTTCAGAGTGCCAGGGCTACGTAGATACACATTATAATTGCTTTTGTTCAGGACTGGTTGGGACCAGACGATCTACGTGTTTCTTTGGTGTTTACACATCGCCGAATCAGAACCATAGTTGATTCATCtcactttcaaaaaatgtcaagttcatcaattcaCTTTCATCCATTCAAGCATCTCTTCCAAGCACACTAGCTTTGTCAACATGAGACATGACCCACCGATCACGATCGATTGTGGGGTGGGTCTAGGCAGCGCCTTCGGCTTCAGTCCTGACGATATCACTTTCCGATTCGGCCATGAGCTGTTGGAGAAGTTCATTGACGGGCTCAAAAGCACGATCGTAACCTTTCTGCGTGAGGTGTAGAAAGTCCAACATATCATGATGGGATATGGTGCCATCGGCTTGAACGAACCCGGGATCTATGTTGATCAGCTGCGCTCGACTGTTGCCTTTGAGATAATCTCCGATGAGTTCATTGATCTTGGTATTCCGATCTCGCAACGGGTTGGGTTCGTGTCCACGGGGCAAGAGGCTCTAAAGGGGTGGTGCGAAAAGTCCATTTCAGgcaacatttgaaaaagtgaaaatactTCGTATGCAAATTTCTTCTTAAGTCTATTGACTTAGCTTGAATGCAATCAGAGCAAACCCCAACCAGGGCGCCTACAATAGTTTGTTGCTATGCCAAGAACTAAGGCTCATGAAATGAAAGAGGCCGATGTGTGATTTGAACGATATTTACCCGAATCAGTTCCCGACATGTTAGTTCATATATTGAGATGCATTGGCATTCGACTTACCAAGACCACTAAGTACGCCTGGGGCTGTTTATCTCGGATAGTGGAGCAGATGGTTTGAATGGCCGTGGCGATGTCTTCGGCCGAATCATCGTAATTGTTGGTGCCCACGAGCAGTACAATGACTTTGGGGGCGAGACCCTCGAGTTCGCCGTTCTCAATCCGCCAGAGCAAGTTTTCCGTTCGATCCCCGCTCACGCCAAAATTAAGGCTGtgcatttgacaaaaactccGCTCCCAGATGTTGGAATTGATCAATCGCTGAATAATAGAATCTCCGATCCACAGGATCTCGGGCTCGCTTTCACGGGCCTCCGACACAAAGCGATGGTGCTAGAATTCAAACGGATTCAAGTTCTTTCAATGCTCTGAGGgtgttttggtttttcattgtGAAGTGAGAATTAGAACCCTTATCAACTATGATAAAACACTCCCAATATGAAGAAGGATTAGTAGTTAGTGACCCGTTCTATATGACCAGCTTTCACTCCTAGGGTCCAACTCATGGCATGCTCAACATTGTTTCTAGTCTGGGCTTTATTTACCATGGATAGCCATCGGCCATCGCCTTGAACATCCGTCGGGGCTTGTGCGAGGGCCGCCCGGGGTAAACAAGAACCAGACTTCGACGAAGAGCTCATAACGATGTGCAATGATGACGGGGGTCCCGTCACCCAAGGCCAAGAGTCACGCGCCACAGAATCGACTCCGAGCTCACGGGTTGACCCGATCAACCGGGGAATATGGCTGGCCAATCGAGAAAGGGAGTTCGATGCTGTTGAAGTGAGAGCCCaatcaatggatggatggacaacAGACGCGGTCCACACGGTTCCTTCCCGTCTTCAGCTTGGGGATGGCTCTGTGTGCTTGGGAAAACTACTACAACTGATAACAACGGACGACCCACAACTGGACAGAGCAGGCGGGGCAATCCGTTCTGGgtggatggaaggatggatggatggatggatgggagaGTCCTTGAGATATGGTTACAGTGGTTCAAGCCCCTGTCGTCGATTCGTCGGCCACTCAACCATTTGGAACGGAGTCTCGACAGCTGCCAGGGCTAGTTTATCGATTTGAAGTCCCTGATGAGTCTTCGAGATGAATACGCGtttgattgaatgaatagCTAACCCAATTTCGAATTGTGATTGAAATGACATCATTAAACTGATCTTCCTGTCGAAAACATTGGTTAAATATGAGACTAAATTAAAGttagttgaaagttggcaaagcaaAGTTAAAGCTTTTCCAAGATGAGGTTGGACATAGCCCACGTTAAAATCCAGAGATAGTACGAGCCACACGAATCTTGAATCTGCCTCGCCCACTCGCCCATTTGGGAGTTTAGCAGGTtcgcaaaaggtcgagcaagtccaaagatattttgccAGGAACATCAAAGTTATATATGAGAGAtctgtacagtattcagagaaggtgcgaaaggtatctgatactgtgcgttttcaaaagcattcatgagctttgtcccaacccaggatttagggtcaattctagtcatcGTAGAGGCTCtacgtgcgttttgagagtatcttcaagtcttcgagaatccaggcttatcagaacaatgaagttcacttttcttctttatttGGCCCcgttattgttcaatttgctgccctttCGTAGGGattatg
This window harbors:
- the LOC131891136 gene encoding platelet-activating factor acetylhydrolase IB subunit alpha1-like; the encoded protein is MSSSSKSGSCLPRAALAQAPTDVQGDGRWLSMHHRFVSEARESEPEILWIGDSIIQRLINSNIWERSFCQMHSLNFGVSGDRTENLLWRIENGELEGLAPKVIVLLVGTNNYDDSAEDIATAIQTICSTIRDKQPQAYLVVLSLLPRGHEPNPLRDRNTKINELIGDYLKGNSRAQLINIDPGFVQADGTISHHDMLDFLHLTQKGYDRAFEPVNELLQQLMAESESDIVRTEAEGAA